The genomic DNA CGCTGCGTACGGATGCGTACCGCCTGGAGCGGACCATCGACCTTCGCCTGAGCCTTTCCCTCGGCGTACATCGTATATTCACTGAAGACTATCTCACCGCGGGACAATATCCTGGTGAGCGTCCGGTGAGCGGGAGCGCTCCCCAGAAGAAGTGAACAGGCAAGGAATACGAAAGCACAAAGGTACTTGTGCAAGCACTTGTGCAAGCACCTGTGCATTATCATACCCCCCTCCGGATATCTTAAGCCTTATCCACCAGGAACAATGTCTGGTTCTGCGCCACCGGCTGTCCGTTCGTCATCAATATCTTGTGTATGCGTCCTTTGACGCCGGCCTTCAGCTCGTTCATCATCTTCATCGCTTCGACGATGCACACGACGGTATTCTCATTGACAACATCTCCTACCTTCACGTAGGGCGGTGTATCGGGCGATGATGCCGCATAGAAGGTCCCGACTATGGGCGAGGCGATCTTCTGATATTTGCTGTCATCGTCCACAGGGGCCGCCGGCTTTACCTCTTCGCGTATCGCCGCCGGGGCTGCCGCGGGCGCCGCCGTCACCGGCGTATGCACGACCGTCTGCACCGTCTGGCCGACATTGCGCTTCATCGTAAGGGTAAGTCCGTTGAGCTCAAGATGGAGCTCGGTCACATCGTTCTTCGAGAAAAAGTCCGCATAATCCTTGACGGTATCGGTACCCATTCCGAAGATATCAGCTTTTTTTGCCATTGTCATTCCTCTTATTTTGATAGCCATGCCCGTATGCGGGCGATCGCTTTTTCTATCGTTGCCATCGATGTCGCATAGGAGAAGCGTATGTACCCCGGCGCACCGAATTCCTCGCCCGGCACGCAGGCGATAAGCTCATCTTCGAGCATTCCCTTTGCAAGTTCCTGCGTTGTCGTGTATACCTTTCCGCTGATGGCCTTTCCGAGCACGCCTTTGAAATTGGGAAGTATATAGAACGCGCCGTCGGGCTTCGTGCAGGTAACCCCGGGTATCGTACGCATCCCGGCGACGAACACATCGCGCCGCTTCTCGAATT from Spirochaetota bacterium includes the following:
- the accB gene encoding acetyl-CoA carboxylase biotin carboxyl carrier protein, with protein sequence MAKKADIFGMGTDTVKDYADFFSKNDVTELHLELNGLTLTMKRNVGQTVQTVVHTPVTAAPAAAPAAIREEVKPAAPVDDDSKYQKIASPIVGTFYAASSPDTPPYVKVGDVVNENTVVCIVEAMKMMNELKAGVKGRIHKILMTNGQPVAQNQTLFLVDKA